DNA from Roseimicrobium sp. ORNL1:
ATTACGAAGAGTTCATGGATCGCTCCTGCGCGAGTGTTCCCAGCGCGGGCCACTGCAATACCATGGGCACCGCGCTCTCCATGAACAGCCTTGCCGAAGCGCTCGGCATGAGTCTGCCCGGCTGCGCCAGCATTCCCGCGCCCTATCGGGAGCGTGGCCAGATCGCCTATGAAACGGGCCTGCGTATCGTGCAGATGGTGCGGGAAGATCTCACGCCACAGAAGGTGCTCACGCGCGAGGCCTTTGAGAACGCCATCGTGGTAAACTCCGCCATCGGCGGCAGCACGAATTGCCCGCCTCACCTCGTCGCCATCGCGCGCCACATGGGTGTGGAGCTGGACACCGTGGACTGGCAGAAGGTTGGCTATGATGTCCCACTGCTGGTGAACTGCATGCCCGCCGGCAAGTGGCTTGGTGAAGCATTCCATCGCGCCGGTGGTGTGCCTGCTGTGCTGGGCGAACTCATCCGCGCCGGTCGCATCCACGAAGGAGCAATCACCGTGAACGGCAAGTCCATCAGCGAGAACTGCTCGAAGGTGGAAGTCGCCAACACCGACGTCATCCGTCTCTACGCCACGCCTCTGCGTGAGAAGGCGGGCTTCCTGGTGTTGAGCGGCAATCTCTTCGACTGTGCCCTCATCAAGACCAGCGTCATCGGCGAAGACTTCCGCCGCCGTTATCTTTCCAAGCCCGGCAGCGAGAATCGCTTCGAAGGCCGCGCCATCGTATTTGAAGGCACCGAGGACTACCACGAGCGCATCAATGACCCTGCACTGGATATCGATGAGAACTGCTTCCTCGTCGTGCGCGGCAGTGGCAGCATCGGCTATCCCGGCGCTCCTGAAGTGGTGAACATGACACCGCCTGACTATCTCGTGAAGCGCGGCATCACCGAACTGCCCTGCGTTGGCGATGGACGCCAGAGCGGCACCAGCGCCAGCCCCAGCGTACTCAACGCGTCACCAGAGTCCGCTATCGGTGGTGGACTTGCGTTGCTGCAAACCGGTGATCGCATGGTCATCGACCTGAACACCTGCCGCTGCGATGCTCTCGTGCCCGAGGATGAATGGAACACCCGCCGCGCTGCTTGGAAGCCGCCGGTGCTGGAGAACCAGACCCCCTGGCAGGAAATCCACCGCAAGTGCAGCGGCCAGCTCAGTACTGGCATGTGCCTCGACTTCGCGACCTGCTACCGGAATGTGGGTGCCGCGGTGCCGCGGGACAATCATTGAGGCCACCTAACTTGATGAGATGCCAGCCACGACTCAAAAGTAGGAGAGCAGGCAACCTGCGCATGCAAACCTTGGCATGTCGCTCCGTTAGCTCGGTTCGCACATGAACAACCTCGACCTCACCGATCAAGTCGCCGTCATCACCGGAGGCGCACGCGGCATTGGCTACGCCATTGCCCAACGCCTGCTTCAGTCCGGAGCCTCTGTCTCCCTTTGGGATGTGGATGATGCTGCTCTCGAAAGCGCGAAAGCAAAGCTCTCGTCCCTGGGCGCTGTCCATACTGCGAAGGTCGATGTCACTTCGGAGGCTTCCACCCAAGCGGCTGCGGACGCGACAGCAGAGCACTTTGGCTCCATCTCTGTGGTCGTGAATAACGCTGGTATCGCAGGCACCAATGCCAAGACCTGGGAGTTGGATGTCGCCGATTGGCGACGCGTGGTGGACATCGATCTCACCGGCGTCTTCCTCGTCTGCCGCGCGACCATTCCCTATTTGCTGAAGAACGGCTACGGACGTGTCGTGAACATTGCGAGCGTCGCGGGCAAAGAAGGCAATCCCAACGCTGCTCACTACAGTGCGGCGAAGGCGGGTGTGATTGGTTTGACGAAATCTCTCGGCAAGGAACTCGCCACTTCGAACATCTGCGTAAACTGCGTCACGCCTGCCGTGATTGAGACTGATATTTTGAAGCAGCTTACCCAGCAGCACATCGATTACATGCGCTCCAAAATTCCGATGAACCGCTTCGGGAAGGTCGAGGAAGCAGCGTCGCTGATAGGCTGGCTGTGCTCAGCTGACTGCTCGTTCAGCACGGGTGCAGTGTTTGATTTGTCGGGTGGTCGAGCAACCTACTAATCCGTTGAATCTACATGAGTAGAAGTGGGACCGCAGCCTTACTAGTCTCGGCGTTCCTCGTCGGATATGTTGTGTCCTTCCTTTTCTACAAGAAGGAACACTATTACCCTGGTCTTGGTGCCGGTCCCAGTCCCATCTCTACTCTTCGCTGGCGTATTCCAGACACACCAGCTCACCGTGCAATGATGACCCTCTATTGGCCGATGAGACAGATCCCAGTGTTCAGCGGCCCAATAGACTGGATTTGATCACCTCAAGTACAGCGTCCCACCGTCAACGGGATACGCCACGCCAGTGATAAAGCTCGCTTCGTCACTGCACAAGAACACCGCAGCAGCAGCCACTTCCTCTGGCGTTCCCATTCTCCCAATGGGCTGCGTCTTCGACAGCTTCTCAAACATCTCGTCCACCCTGTCCGGATAGTTCTTCTTAATGAAGCCATCCACAAA
Protein-coding regions in this window:
- a CDS encoding IlvD/Edd family dehydratase — translated: MPHPTPHGLRSELWLNNPDNPGMTALYVERLVNYGITRKELQSGRPVIGISQTGGDIAPCNRIHLETVERAKAGVRDAGGIPFVFPVHPIQETVRRPTAALDRNLSYLGMVEVIHGNPFDGVIFTTGCDKTTPAALMTAATVNLPSIILSGGPMLDGWHKGNLAGSGTIVWESRKLYAAGKIDYEEFMDRSCASVPSAGHCNTMGTALSMNSLAEALGMSLPGCASIPAPYRERGQIAYETGLRIVQMVREDLTPQKVLTREAFENAIVVNSAIGGSTNCPPHLVAIARHMGVELDTVDWQKVGYDVPLLVNCMPAGKWLGEAFHRAGGVPAVLGELIRAGRIHEGAITVNGKSISENCSKVEVANTDVIRLYATPLREKAGFLVLSGNLFDCALIKTSVIGEDFRRRYLSKPGSENRFEGRAIVFEGTEDYHERINDPALDIDENCFLVVRGSGSIGYPGAPEVVNMTPPDYLVKRGITELPCVGDGRQSGTSASPSVLNASPESAIGGGLALLQTGDRMVIDLNTCRCDALVPEDEWNTRRAAWKPPVLENQTPWQEIHRKCSGQLSTGMCLDFATCYRNVGAAVPRDNH
- a CDS encoding SDR family NAD(P)-dependent oxidoreductase yields the protein MNNLDLTDQVAVITGGARGIGYAIAQRLLQSGASVSLWDVDDAALESAKAKLSSLGAVHTAKVDVTSEASTQAAADATAEHFGSISVVVNNAGIAGTNAKTWELDVADWRRVVDIDLTGVFLVCRATIPYLLKNGYGRVVNIASVAGKEGNPNAAHYSAAKAGVIGLTKSLGKELATSNICVNCVTPAVIETDILKQLTQQHIDYMRSKIPMNRFGKVEEAASLIGWLCSADCSFSTGAVFDLSGGRATY